Proteins encoded within one genomic window of Heptranchias perlo isolate sHepPer1 chromosome 35, sHepPer1.hap1, whole genome shotgun sequence:
- the LOC137302193 gene encoding transcription factor HES-1-like, whose protein sequence is MLNFVSKLNPVETSPSNKPPENINAAGNRRASKPIMEKHRRARINASLSHLKLLILDAFKKDSSSHSKLEKADILEMTVKYMRTLQCSQVAAALGTDPVTLGKFQAGFAQCTNEVTGFLSVCDGIDTDVRHRLLNHLASCTSAIGCLPLGLPSLPTTAAPPFQILARSASPAMASPGMGIAPTAAVSPPKGPPSPGATMAVATQTACGGFQLLSLSSRQFAALIPNAALVEPGQVRSGPRIAPTTSLSSSLRNFSASMGVECPEAKDSVWRPW, encoded by the exons ATGTTGAATTTTGTCTCCAAACTCAACCCTGTGGAGACGTCTCCCAGCAACAAACCTCCGGAAAATATCAACGCCGCTGGAAATCGCCGG GCATCAAAGCCGATTATGGAAAAGCATCGCCGTGCTCGTATCAACGCAAGTCTCAGCCACCTGAAGCTGCTCATTTTGGATGCCTTTAAAAAAGAT AGTTCGAGTCATTCCAAGTTGGAAAAAGCGGATATTCTAGAAATGACAGTTAAATACATGAGGACTCTGCAATGCAGCCAGGTCGCAG CTGCCCTCGGCACTGATCCTGTCACCCTGGGGAAGTTCCAGGCTGGGTTTGCCCAGTGTACCAATGAAGTCACCGGGTTTCTCTCGGTGTGCGACGGCATTGACACAGATGTTCGCCACAGGCTCCTCAACCATTTGGCCAGCTGCACATCTGCAATCGGTTGCCTTCCGTTGGGCCTTCCCAGCCTCCCGACCACGGCTGCCCCACCCTTCCAGATCCTAGCTCGCTCTGCTTCTCCAGCCATGGCCTCCCCAGGGATGGGCATAGCACCTACAGCCGCTGTCTCCCCACCAAAGGGTCCCCCATCCCCTGGAGCCACCATGGCTGTCGCTACTCAGACCGCCTGTGGAGGGTTTCAGCTGCTTTCTCTCTCCAGCCGGCAGTTCGCAGCGCTCATTCCGAATGCAGCCCTCGTTGAACCAGGGCAAGTCCGATCTGGACCCCGTATCGCACCCACCACAAGTCTTTCATCCTCGTTAAGGAACTTTTCAGCGTCTATGGGTGTCGAATGCCCTGAGGCGAAAGACTCTGTCTGGAGACCCTGGTGA